A single Thermoanaerobacterium sp. RBIITD DNA region contains:
- a CDS encoding phosphodiester glycosidase family protein produces MKRINIIHIRKYIAALITVLIIFSSATPIFASLIDGYNEKVLTNENIAIGTNYTEMALSNRNGSNQRINIVTADLNNSGVDIITSKPKDLGVALEPLSQQIRREEFKGNNVIAGINADMFDMYLGDSMGMQIKDGSIISAPLNTSYPMFGIDSSKNPFIDKVTSNSILTVIDSVYESVYGKEAPLDTINIDGINRTIDAYSNGILIITPQYKATGQAVTSKKAALTVIKGIKSPIVPGNIYEGIVESVGYGINSVDIPQDGIVLASTGSKADWVKDHIKSGDKIRFSIDINRNNIKEALSGYLLFVKNGHPLSVDEMKAEGASDALINSIKPRTAIGITSDKKVIAVTVDGGQPSYGISDGVTLTQMAQIMANLGAVQALSLDGGGSTEMMVKRFGDSDVSIVNRPSDGSERAITNALLFVSKAPTTGIVGNIRVDSNITIYKNSKYQFKVKATDTNSNPIDLSNRKVIWTSDNKIGNIDSNGLFTAGNSSAEGIVTATIDNVSGSANVKVIDSVYSINLTDSGVVTIDNGKTRQFNIVAATADGTPIVIDNSAATWSVDGNIGSIDANGLFTASNSQGEGSITATLDGKSVSVKVVVGRKEMMIDDFEHNDNARYKPISGYVGGEGEISDEEAKSGKYSYKISYDYDKNWTRKYNGTINFIPSYVDKNGNDIKNNYITNIRPKKFGMWVYGDGHAPWLRVILVDGNGQKRTYDLASRINWTGWKYVDVSIPQDVPLPLSLYYVYMVETDKSLHYKGTVYFDDIRFVYTDDEDLQGPTFSNPSPSNNIVYSKDVELSVNISDDKSGVDKNSINAKLDGNIVNVNYDETTGKAVYFAKDLSEGKHTFEVDAKDLAGNYANPPFTKTFTVNLQQDNEPPIISNILPINGSIVNTPTPRISVNIRDIQSGVDVKDIEIILDGKKVTPYYDESSGIAYIIPDQLSPGQHTVIASAYDKAGNKSETLIKVKDVAQDIGASLSWDGAARKLTVAKDDINLVLTIDSNIALLNGNSIALKIPVTLIDSTTYAPLSILKQAFFKYFNDELNEKYPDGLKSTFTVEPIAVPKDPNNFSFSVTSDTHATDYTNYFFNMINNDGSNFVIQNGDLVDNDLPEQWSKANDQLKLIDKPIFFSPGNHEAFKGNLNNFINYYGLPTYSFEYGNSLFISLNSALGQSISASDPTQFDYLKRVLEKNNKKNVFIYTHVLTRDNFGTQHQMLKSDADELESILSDYKKSNPDKNINVIFGHIHSVQSWDLNGVTYTVSGDEAGKQYVKPEDGGILAYTKFNVSGDKVSHEFIPLVKNVSIKDNSLKDGILELPLGATKKLNLVGDFSILYSDYIISLSNFKDISAKWSSDKPDIVSVSSDGIITANKPGTAYINVDVSGKSYAIKVDVPKVKEDLNGDGKISIGDIGILARDYGKDSKSPDWDKINFEDLNNDGSIDIDDLVTVAKLILN; encoded by the coding sequence GTGAAAAGAATAAACATAATTCATATTCGTAAATATATTGCAGCATTGATTACAGTTTTGATTATATTTTCATCTGCGACACCGATATTTGCTTCATTAATTGATGGATATAACGAGAAAGTTTTAACAAATGAGAATATTGCTATTGGAACAAATTATACTGAAATGGCATTAAGTAATAGAAACGGTTCAAATCAGCGTATAAATATTGTTACAGCAGATCTCAACAATTCAGGCGTTGATATAATAACTTCGAAACCTAAGGATTTAGGTGTAGCTCTTGAACCATTGTCACAGCAAATTAGAAGAGAAGAATTTAAGGGAAATAATGTTATAGCCGGTATAAATGCCGATATGTTTGATATGTACCTTGGCGATAGTATGGGAATGCAAATAAAAGATGGTTCAATTATTTCTGCACCTTTAAACACAAGTTATCCTATGTTTGGAATTGATAGTTCGAAAAATCCTTTTATAGATAAAGTTACATCTAACTCAATATTGACAGTAATAGATTCTGTATATGAAAGTGTATATGGTAAAGAAGCACCTTTAGATACGATAAATATTGATGGTATAAATAGAACAATTGATGCATATAGTAATGGAATTTTAATCATAACACCTCAGTATAAGGCGACAGGTCAGGCAGTAACAAGCAAAAAAGCAGCACTTACAGTTATTAAAGGAATTAAATCTCCCATAGTTCCCGGAAACATTTATGAAGGTATTGTAGAATCTGTCGGATACGGTATAAATAGTGTGGATATTCCACAAGATGGTATAGTACTTGCAAGTACAGGTTCTAAAGCAGATTGGGTCAAAGACCATATTAAAAGTGGCGATAAGATAAGATTTTCTATCGATATAAATAGAAATAACATAAAAGAAGCATTATCAGGTTACTTATTATTTGTTAAAAATGGGCATCCATTAAGTGTAGATGAGATGAAAGCCGAAGGAGCATCAGATGCATTAATAAATAGCATAAAACCAAGAACCGCAATAGGTATCACAAGTGATAAAAAAGTCATTGCAGTAACAGTTGATGGTGGCCAGCCATCATATGGTATAAGTGACGGTGTAACACTAACCCAGATGGCGCAAATAATGGCAAATTTAGGAGCAGTACAAGCATTAAGTCTTGATGGCGGCGGTTCTACCGAAATGATGGTTAAAAGATTTGGAGATAGTGATGTTAGTATTGTTAATAGGCCTTCTGATGGTAGTGAGAGGGCTATAACAAATGCACTTTTATTCGTAAGTAAGGCGCCTACAACTGGTATTGTAGGAAATATTAGAGTAGATAGCAATATTACAATATATAAAAATTCAAAATATCAATTTAAAGTAAAAGCTACAGACACTAATTCTAATCCTATAGACCTGTCGAATAGAAAAGTTATATGGACATCAGATAATAAAATTGGAAATATCGATTCTAACGGGTTATTTACTGCAGGCAATAGTAGTGCAGAAGGCATTGTTACAGCAACAATTGATAATGTCTCTGGCAGTGCGAATGTAAAAGTAATTGATAGTGTATATTCAATTAATTTAACAGATAGTGGTGTTGTCACGATAGATAATGGTAAAACGAGGCAATTCAATATAGTAGCGGCAACTGCTGATGGTACGCCTATTGTTATTGATAATAGTGCTGCTACATGGAGTGTAGACGGAAATATTGGCAGCATTGATGCAAATGGACTATTTACAGCAAGTAATTCACAAGGCGAAGGTTCTATTACGGCAACATTAGATGGTAAAAGTGTATCTGTAAAAGTAGTTGTAGGCCGAAAAGAAATGATGATTGATGATTTTGAACATAATGATAATGCGAGATATAAACCTATATCGGGATATGTCGGTGGTGAAGGTGAAATATCCGATGAAGAAGCAAAGAGCGGTAAATATAGCTATAAGATATCATATGACTATGATAAAAACTGGACGAGAAAGTATAATGGAACTATAAATTTTATTCCTTCATATGTTGATAAAAATGGCAATGATATAAAAAATAACTATATTACTAATATAAGACCTAAAAAATTCGGAATGTGGGTATATGGAGACGGGCATGCTCCATGGCTTCGAGTAATCCTTGTTGATGGAAATGGACAAAAGCGTACATATGATTTAGCGTCGCGAATTAACTGGACTGGATGGAAATACGTAGATGTTTCAATTCCACAAGATGTGCCACTTCCATTATCTTTATATTATGTCTATATGGTTGAGACAGATAAAAGTCTGCACTATAAGGGAACAGTGTATTTTGATGATATAAGATTTGTATATACTGACGATGAGGATTTACAAGGGCCGACATTTTCAAATCCATCACCATCAAATAATATAGTATACAGTAAAGATGTAGAATTATCAGTAAATATATCTGACGATAAATCAGGTGTCGATAAAAATAGTATTAATGCTAAACTTGATGGAAATATTGTTAATGTAAATTATGATGAAACGACTGGAAAAGCTGTATATTTTGCAAAAGACTTAAGTGAAGGGAAACATACTTTTGAAGTAGATGCTAAAGATTTAGCAGGAAATTATGCAAATCCTCCATTTACAAAGACATTTACGGTAAACTTACAACAAGATAATGAACCACCTATTATATCAAATATATTACCAATAAATGGAAGTATTGTAAATACTCCAACACCAAGGATATCAGTAAATATTAGAGATATTCAATCAGGCGTAGATGTAAAAGACATTGAAATAATATTAGATGGGAAAAAAGTAACACCATATTACGATGAATCATCAGGTATTGCATATATAATACCAGATCAATTATCGCCAGGACAGCATACTGTTATTGCAAGCGCATATGATAAAGCCGGAAATAAATCGGAAACATTGATAAAAGTAAAAGATGTCGCACAAGATATAGGTGCATCACTTTCATGGGATGGAGCAGCAAGAAAGCTGACAGTTGCTAAGGACGATATTAATTTAGTGTTGACAATAGATAGCAATATAGCTTTATTAAATGGAAATAGTATTGCATTGAAGATACCTGTAACGCTAATTGATAGTACGACGTATGCTCCATTAAGTATTTTAAAACAAGCTTTCTTCAAATATTTTAATGATGAATTAAATGAAAAATATCCTGATGGTTTAAAATCAACATTTACTGTTGAACCTATTGCAGTACCAAAAGATCCGAATAATTTCTCGTTTTCGGTGACATCTGATACACATGCGACAGACTATACAAATTATTTCTTTAATATGATTAATAATGATGGATCAAATTTTGTAATACAAAATGGGGATTTAGTTGATAATGATTTGCCTGAGCAATGGTCAAAAGCAAATGACCAGCTAAAATTAATAGATAAACCTATATTCTTCTCACCGGGAAATCATGAGGCATTTAAAGGAAATCTTAATAATTTTATAAATTATTATGGATTACCGACATATAGCTTCGAATATGGAAATTCATTATTTATATCATTAAATAGTGCATTAGGCCAAAGTATAAGTGCATCAGACCCTACTCAATTTGACTATTTAAAAAGAGTTCTTGAAAAAAACAATAAAAAGAATGTGTTTATATATACACATGTTCTTACAAGAGATAATTTTGGAACACAGCACCAAATGCTTAAATCAGATGCTGACGAATTAGAAAGTATTTTAAGCGATTATAAAAAATCAAATCCTGATAAAAATATTAATGTCATATTCGGACATATACATTCAGTACAAAGCTGGGACTTAAATGGAGTAACATATACTGTATCAGGTGATGAAGCTGGTAAACAATATGTAAAACCAGAAGATGGCGGAATATTAGCTTATACCAAGTTTAATGTAAGTGGCGACAAAGTATCACATGAGTTTATACCACTTGTAAAGAATGTATCTATCAAAGATAACTCACTTAAAGATGGTATTTTAGAACTCCCACTTGGTGCGACGAAAAAATTAAATTTAGTTGGAGATTTTTCGATTCTATATTCAGACTATATAATATCATTAAGTAATTTTAAGGATATATCAGCAAAGTGGAGTTCAGATAAACCTGACATAGTATCTGTATCAAGTGACGGAATAATAACAGCAAATAAACCTGGGACAGCTTATATTAATGTCGATGTTTCTGGAAAAAGTTACGCTATAAAAGTCGATGTACCAAAAGTAAAGGAAGATTTAAATGGGGATGGGAAAATATCAATAGGTGATATAGGAATACTGGCAAGGGATTATGGAAAAGACAGTAAAAGCCCGGATTGGGATAAAATAAATTTCGAAGATTTAAATAATGATGGCAGTATAGATATCGACGATCTTGTGACTGTAGCTAAACTTATTTTAAACTAG
- a CDS encoding 5'-nucleotidase C-terminal domain-containing protein: protein MKVRKITAYVLAALMFFSMFTGINVDKAFADDSVITIAQARAAADGVTVTTEGKVSAVIDGSAWIQDGNAGIRLYNGNITSVQPGQDIQVTGKVSSYKNDKEITVSNFTYLQTNKFPAVTPIEVTLDQISQHQGQLIKVKNAWITGDYNSGSGGVYITTDGTNSAIVYAQAGASLKTYLQGLTKGQNSKYDIVAISSCFNDKLELLPIDESSITPSQPSQQNSKTFDFIEVTDFHGNLQADAKLSDGTAIKQQRGAVLAKQIKDIKTANPNTVILSGGDMFQGTPLSNVLYGQPVIDMLKSIGFDAMALGNHEYDWGLDKVIDTQNATLKNSSIPVLAANVYDKTTGSPVSYTKPYVMIEKDGVKIGIIGIVDNKEFPNIILPAFVKDVDFKDPAPIVNNLALKLRQQGAQIVVVLAHMGAFTNNGTTTGNLVDFANQVHGVDAIFGGHTHSKVTTKINNIPVGIAMSSGYGFIDLKITLNPDGTVTTGDMTWNDDYNLYNTANPVVDPDVQAIVDKANQEVGQKFSEVIGTADVDLTRNQSSSPYGDSALGNWTSEVVKDAVYADFGFGNNGGLRIDVPKGDITLGTMYTLMPFDNTIVTLSMTGSQIKTVLEQAVQDGGKGIQVAGLKFKYDPSKPSMQRVFDMKKSDGTPIDMNTKYLVATNNFMGTGGDKFDEFKDPAVASSYVDTQKLVRDAFVEAIKAAHHITASTDGRIAPATMPVSNGTTVTVLATSDLHGNLVPWDYSSAKSANQGLAKVATYVNQVRSQNPNVVLVDNGDTIQGTPLSYYYDKIDTTTEYPMAKAMGAMKYDTWTLGNHEYNYGFDVLNRVIKDMQKENIHVLSANTYKDDGTNFVEPYYIKTITTPQGDVKVGILGLTTKTIPSWEDKAHYAGLNFNDLVEEANKWVPKVRAAGADIVVVAMHSGEESASDTIPENQVKAVATGVNGIDAIIAGHTHAVIQQDTYKNPAGQNVIVTEPGKWGQYVSQIDFNISKDSNGKWVIDNKTSKAVKMDDSIQADPTIMQLAESYQDATLKYIGTKIGVASGDFLGTDQLTKETALMDLINKVQKYYAKTDLSIAAPLSSSAQILKGDVTIQDMMRVYVYENYLYGIKMTGKQLKDWMEWSVRYYQQVKSPQDPITKDKTLNIPDYNLDQLYGASYTIDLTQPAGSRIKNLSVNGKPVKDSDVFTVAINNYRFNGGGGFMKAAGITNPEVVFDSAKAYGDDGQVRNLMTKYIQEKGTIDPTVDNYWTISETPVSTSGLSTVMTGPTSVNKDSDFTVSVALAGVSQAVYAQDFTMNYDANMFDFNGLDNVNENVAQYVYAKPGSIRIFLVSKGGGNAITKDSHLFDLKFRAKWTAGNSDISISKAVMADDGKNEFEALASKVTVNVSMGYDLNNDGEISFGDLGVIAKYYGLTKDSAKWNEAQIADLNNDGTIGLEDLVILARQIHNQNVSVNQMLADFKKIA, encoded by the coding sequence AAATAACAGTAAGTAACTTTACATATTTACAAACAAATAAATTTCCCGCAGTTACACCTATTGAAGTTACATTAGATCAAATTTCACAGCATCAAGGACAGTTAATTAAGGTTAAGAATGCATGGATAACAGGAGATTATAATTCTGGTTCTGGTGGTGTTTATATTACAACTGATGGCACAAATAGTGCAATTGTATATGCACAAGCTGGTGCTTCATTAAAAACATATCTTCAAGGTCTAACAAAAGGTCAAAATAGTAAATATGATATTGTTGCAATAAGTTCATGTTTTAATGATAAATTAGAATTATTGCCAATAGATGAAAGCAGTATTACACCTTCACAACCAAGCCAGCAAAATTCTAAAACATTTGATTTTATAGAAGTAACAGATTTTCACGGAAATCTTCAGGCAGATGCAAAATTAAGCGATGGTACAGCTATAAAACAGCAAAGAGGCGCAGTGCTTGCAAAACAAATAAAGGATATAAAAACAGCTAACCCTAATACGGTTATATTATCAGGCGGTGATATGTTCCAGGGAACACCGCTTTCAAATGTACTTTATGGACAACCTGTTATAGATATGTTGAAAAGTATCGGCTTTGACGCGATGGCACTTGGAAACCATGAATATGATTGGGGCCTTGACAAAGTAATAGATACACAGAATGCTACACTTAAAAATTCATCAATACCAGTATTGGCAGCTAATGTATATGACAAAACAACTGGTAGTCCAGTAAGTTATACAAAACCATATGTAATGATTGAAAAAGATGGGGTCAAAATAGGCATTATCGGTATTGTTGACAATAAAGAATTTCCTAATATAATCCTACCAGCATTTGTAAAAGATGTAGATTTTAAAGACCCTGCACCTATAGTAAATAACCTCGCGCTTAAGTTAAGACAACAGGGTGCACAAATAGTCGTTGTTCTCGCACATATGGGAGCATTTACAAACAATGGTACAACAACGGGAAACCTCGTAGACTTTGCAAATCAAGTACATGGTGTTGATGCAATATTCGGTGGGCATACACATAGTAAAGTTACAACAAAAATAAACAACATTCCTGTTGGAATCGCGATGAGTTCTGGATATGGATTTATAGATTTGAAAATAACATTAAATCCTGATGGAACAGTTACAACAGGTGATATGACATGGAATGATGATTATAATCTATATAATACTGCGAACCCAGTTGTAGACCCTGATGTACAGGCAATTGTAGATAAAGCAAATCAGGAAGTTGGACAGAAATTTAGTGAAGTTATAGGAACAGCAGATGTTGACTTAACAAGAAATCAAAGTTCAAGTCCATATGGCGATTCAGCACTTGGTAATTGGACATCAGAAGTTGTTAAAGACGCAGTTTATGCTGATTTCGGTTTTGGAAATAATGGTGGATTAAGAATAGATGTTCCAAAAGGTGATATAACACTTGGGACAATGTATACCTTAATGCCATTTGACAATACGATAGTTACACTCAGCATGACAGGTTCACAGATTAAAACAGTTCTTGAACAGGCAGTACAGGATGGTGGAAAAGGCATACAGGTAGCAGGACTAAAATTTAAATATGATCCATCTAAACCATCAATGCAAAGAGTATTTGATATGAAAAAATCTGATGGTACTCCTATTGATATGAATACAAAATATCTTGTTGCGACAAATAACTTCATGGGTACAGGTGGAGATAAATTCGATGAATTTAAAGATCCAGCCGTAGCATCAAGTTATGTCGATACACAGAAGCTTGTAAGAGATGCTTTTGTTGAGGCAATAAAAGCAGCACATCATATTACAGCAAGCACGGATGGAAGAATAGCACCGGCTACGATGCCTGTATCAAACGGTACAACAGTGACCGTTCTTGCAACATCAGACTTACACGGAAACTTGGTACCTTGGGATTACAGCAGTGCAAAATCAGCAAATCAAGGTCTTGCAAAAGTAGCTACATATGTAAATCAGGTAAGGTCTCAAAATCCGAATGTAGTATTAGTTGATAATGGCGACACAATACAGGGAACCCCCCTCTCATACTACTACGATAAAATAGATACAACCACAGAATATCCAATGGCAAAAGCAATGGGTGCTATGAAATATGATACATGGACACTTGGAAACCACGAGTACAACTACGGCTTTGATGTATTAAATCGAGTTATAAAAGATATGCAGAAAGAAAATATACATGTATTATCAGCAAATACTTATAAAGATGATGGAACAAACTTTGTAGAGCCGTATTACATTAAGACAATTACAACACCACAAGGTGATGTTAAAGTAGGCATACTTGGTCTTACAACAAAGACAATACCGTCATGGGAAGACAAGGCACATTATGCAGGGCTGAACTTCAATGACCTTGTAGAAGAAGCAAACAAATGGGTACCGAAGGTAAGAGCCGCGGGTGCAGATATAGTAGTTGTTGCAATGCATTCAGGCGAAGAATCTGCATCAGATACAATACCAGAAAACCAGGTAAAGGCAGTAGCGACTGGCGTGAATGGTATTGACGCAATCATAGCAGGACATACACATGCGGTTATACAGCAGGATACCTACAAAAACCCAGCTGGACAAAATGTTATAGTAACCGAGCCAGGCAAATGGGGTCAATATGTATCGCAAATAGACTTCAATATCTCGAAAGATTCAAACGGTAAATGGGTAATAGACAATAAGACAAGTAAAGCCGTAAAAATGGATGATTCAATACAAGCAGATCCAACAATAATGCAGCTTGCAGAATCTTATCAAGATGCAACATTAAAATACATAGGGACAAAGATAGGTGTGGCATCTGGCGATTTTCTTGGAACAGATCAATTAACAAAAGAGACAGCTTTGATGGACCTTATAAACAAAGTTCAGAAATACTATGCAAAGACTGACCTTTCAATTGCAGCACCACTTAGCAGTTCAGCGCAGATACTAAAAGGCGATGTAACAATACAGGATATGATGAGAGTCTATGTATATGAAAACTACTTATATGGAATAAAGATGACAGGTAAGCAATTGAAGGATTGGATGGAATGGTCAGTAAGGTATTATCAGCAGGTAAAATCACCACAAGATCCAATAACAAAGGACAAGACATTGAATATACCAGATTATAATCTCGACCAGTTATATGGTGCATCATATACAATAGATTTAACACAGCCAGCAGGAAGCAGAATAAAAAATCTATCTGTTAATGGCAAACCTGTCAAAGACAGTGACGTATTTACCGTTGCTATTAATAACTACAGGTTTAATGGTGGCGGTGGATTCATGAAAGCAGCAGGAATAACAAATCCAGAAGTAGTCTTTGATTCAGCAAAAGCATATGGTGATGATGGACAGGTTAGAAATTTAATGACAAAGTACATTCAAGAAAAAGGCACAATAGATCCAACAGTTGACAACTACTGGACGATATCTGAAACTCCCGTATCTACTTCAGGCTTAAGCACTGTAATGACAGGGCCTACATCAGTAAATAAAGATAGTGATTTTACTGTTTCAGTCGCCTTAGCAGGCGTTTCACAGGCTGTATATGCACAGGATTTTACAATGAACTATGATGCAAATATGTTTGACTTTAATGGGCTCGATAATGTCAACGAAAATGTAGCACAGTACGTTTATGCAAAACCCGGAAGTATCCGCATATTCTTAGTAAGTAAAGGCGGAGGGAATGCAATTACAAAAGATTCACACTTGTTTGACCTTAAATTCAGAGCAAAATGGACAGCTGGCAATAGTGATATTTCGATAAGCAAAGCAGTTATGGCAGATGACGGCAAAAATGAATTTGAAGCTTTAGCCTCTAAAGTTACAGTCAATGTTTCAATGGGATATGACTTAAATAATGATGGAGAAATAAGTTTTGGCGATCTTGGTGTTATTGCTAAATATTATGGTTTAACTAAAGATAGTGCAAAATGGAATGAAGCACAAATTGCTGATTTAAATAATGATGGAACTATTGGTCTTGAGGACCTTGTGATTTTAGCAAGACAAATTCATAATCAAAATGTATCGGTAAACCAGATGTTAGCAGATTTCAAGAAAATTGCATAG